The following proteins come from a genomic window of Miscanthus floridulus cultivar M001 chromosome 2, ASM1932011v1, whole genome shotgun sequence:
- the LOC136528307 gene encoding protein ALTERED XYLOGLUCAN 9-like, with translation MVSAAAQAGVVAACVVLFVPMGLAGWHLSRNKVLFFSGALFISLAVGVHLSPYLPSLPHLASSFLLPHPGAASASASSGSSCVPFLHRMSWSDAAGAADDGSRGGKARAWSWPPLLASACGFARLSRDDASLLLNGSWVMVAGDSQARLLVLALLRLLLDPAAAAAAEPELFRRHSDYRAAVPARGISVDFVWAPFESNLTRLLREDLRLAPRLPDVLVLGSGLWHMLHVTDAASYGGALASVAGAAKSLRSQLPVPPPHMFWLGLPHLVNHMLNTDAKRAHMNGTMLHAYDREVDRRGVLRGDGGPFLLLDVGKLTQGCGQQCTADGMHYDSDVYDAVMHIMLNALVIESQQRI, from the coding sequence ATGGTTTCGGCCGCGGCGCAGGCGGGCGTGGTCGCGGCGTGCGTCGTGCTCTTCGTCCCCATGGGGCTGGCCGGCTGGCACCTCAGTCGCAACAAGGTGCTCTTCTTCTCCGGCGCGCTCTTCATCTCGCTTGCCGTCGGGGTCCACCTATCCCCGTACCTCCCCTCCCTGCCCCACCtcgcctcctccttcctcctcccccaccccggcgcCGCGTCCGCCTCTGCCTCCTCCGGGTCTTCCTGCGTCCCGTTTCTGCACCGCATGTCGTGGTCTgacgccgccggcgccgctgACGACGGCTCGAGAGGCGGAAAAGCGCGGGCGTGGTCGTGGCCGCCCTTGCTGGCGTCCGCCTGCGGGTTCGCGCGGCTGTCGCGTGACGACGCGTCGCTGCTGCTCAACGGCTCGTGGGTGATGGTGGCCGGGGACTCGCAGGCGCGGCTGCTCGTGCTCGCGCTTCTCCGCCTCCTGCTCGacccggccgcggcggcggccgccgagcCGGAGCTCTTCCGCCGCCACAGCGACTACCGCGCTGCCGTCCCCGCGCGGGGCATTTCCGTGGACTTCGTCTGGGCGCCCTTCGAGAGCAACCTCACGCGTCTGCTCCGCGAGGATCTGCGCCTCGCGCCGCGCCTCCCCGACGTGCTCGTCCTCGGATCGGGGCTGTGGCACATGCTCCACGTCACGGACGCCGCGAGCTACGGAGGCGCACTGGCGTCCGTCGCAGGCGCCGCCAAGTCGCTCCGCTCGCAGCTTCCCGTGCCGCCACCACATATGTTCTGGCTCGGCTTGCCGCACCTCGTGAACCACATGCTCAACACAGACGCCAAGAGGGCACACATGAACGGCACCATGCTGCATGCCTATGATCGTGAGGTCGATCGGAGGGGTGTTTTGCGAGGTGATGGTGGCCCGTTCCTGCTGCTTGATGTGGGGAAGCTCACCCAGGGGTGCGGGCAGCAATGCACGGCTGATGGTATGCATTATGATAGTGATGTGTATGACGCTGTCATGCATATCATGCTCAATGCTCTGGTGATTGAGTCCCAACAAAGGATTTGA